GCGGGTGTGGTTACAGCGCCGGAGCGCAACTGATCCCGCCTCGACCCGGCCGCCTTAAGCGCGGCCGGGTTTGTCACTGAAATGCAACACTGGCCCGCATTTGTTCGGACAAGCGCAACATGACAGCGGTCTGACAGAATGAAATGGTATATCAATTGAAACAGACCTGCGTCCGCGCCCGAGTCGCGCTGGCCAGGACCACGACTCACAAGGCTGAAAAAGCCGCGCAAGGGGAGACTAGAGCGTGAAAAAGCACATCCTGTTGACTACGGCCGCCGCGATCGCCGCGACCAGCCTGGCGGCCATACCCGCCGCCTCAGCCCAGGAAGAGGGCGCCCAGCCGCAAGCGCGCGACGTCATCACCGTGACGGCGCGTCTGCGTGAGGAAACCATTCTGGATGCACCGGTCGCGGTCACCGCGTTCGGCCAGGAGGATATTCTCGATCTCGGCCTGCAGTCGGTGGACGATGTGGCGCGCTTCACGCCCGGCCTGTCCTTCTCGGCCGCCTTCGGGCGCACGTCGGAGCGCCCGGTGATCCGCGGCCAGGCCAACGTGCTCGCCGGCGTCCAGTTCGGCGTGGAATCAGGCACCGCCTACTTCATCGACGGCGTCTATTATCCCGGCTCGATCCAGAATCTTGACACCAATGATCTGGCCCGGGTCGAGGTGATCCGCGGTCCGCAAAGCGCGCTATACGGACGCAACACCTATGCGGGCGCGATCAACTTCATCACGCGCGGCGCCACGGACGAGTTTGAGGGCCAGCTGCGCGCTCGCGGCGGCACTTACGGCGAGCACGAGGTGTCGGCCGGCATCTCCGGCCCCATGGGCGACCGCGCCGGATTCCGCCTGTCGATGCGCGACTACAATTACGACGGCGAGTGGACCAATCAGGTCACCGGCGACACAGTAGGCTCCCAGTCCACGACATCGTTCTCCGCCGTGGTGGACCTCAATCCGACCGACCATTTCGACTTCCGCCTGCGCGCCCAGTACTCGGAATCGCGCGACGGCACGCTGCCGCTCTTCCTGCAGCCGGCCGCCAGCAATAACTGCTCGCCGGGTTACCGCTCGCTGAATTACTGGTCCCGCTCGGGAAGCACGAACAACAACCAGTATTTCTGCGGCGTGATCCAGCCCGGCCAGGTCGCGCTGAACACCGGTCCCGCCCTTCCGGGCCAGCCGGCCATCGTGCCGGGCGTGCCGGCCAACGCGCTCAATCCCTTCCTGCCGTTCCAGCTCTACTCGACGGCGGACGGCACGGCCTTTGACGGCATCAGCAACAATACCATTCTGATGTCCGGCATCATGAACTGGGACATGGGCGGCTCGGGCTATGTCCTGACCGTGTCCGGCGCCTATCGTGATGAGGAACGCCGCTTCGGTTCGGACTCCGACCACAGCTCCATCAACTTTGTCCTTCAGCCGGTGGGCATGGCTGACACGGGCGCGTTCTTCGCCAACACCACCCGCAATCTGGTCGAAGACTATTCGTTCGAGGCGCGCCTGGCGTCGCCGGTGAACGAGCGTCTGCGCTGGATGGTCGGCGCGTATTACTATGACCAGGTCAATGACGGGTTCTCGATCACCTTCTCCAATCCGTCGGGCAATGCGTCCAACCAGCTGACCACCACCAACACGGCGTTCTTCGGCCTGATCGAATACGACGTCACCGACAATCTGACGGTCACGTTTGAAGGCCGGCACGCCGAGGAAGAAAAGACCACGCTGGACGGGATCAGCACGGCGACCCCGTTCAACCGGTCCGACACCTTCTCCAACTTCACCCCGCGCCTGACGCTGAACTGGTCGGTCAATCCCGAAACCACCCTGTTCGCCATCTATGCGCGCGGTGTGAAGCCGGGCGGCCAGAACGGCCAGATCGGCGAGACCACCGGCAACCCGATCTATGATCAGGAAACGTCGGAGAATTTTGAAGTCGGCGTGAAGCAATCTCTGTTCGGCGGGGCCGGATACTTTGCCGCATCGGCCTACTTCATCGAGGCGACCGACGTGCAGCTGACCACGGCGGTGTCGAACCCGGCCGGCGCAATCAACTCGGTGGCCACCAACCAGGGCGCGGCGGAGATCCTCGGCCTTGAGTTGGAATACCGCCAGCAGCTCACCGACATGCTGTCTGTGGGCGCGACCTATGCCTGGACCCAGCCGGAGTTCACCGAAGGGTGCGACGATGCGCAGTGGGAGCTGACCTCGGGCGGCGGCGTGATCGCGGGCAATGCGACGGCGCCGGGCACGGGGACGCAGTTCTTCGGCCAGACCGGCAATTGCTCCATCGCGGGCAACCGCATTCCGCTGACCTCCGAACACCAGTTGTCGGTGAATGGCGAACTGCGCGCGCCCTTCGGCCAGAACGGCCGCCTGGAATGGTTCGCACGCGGCGACTACACTTATGAGTCGTCGAAATACGTGCAGGTTCACAATCTGGCCGAAACGGGGTCAGCCTCGATCCTCGGCGCCCAGATCGGGATCGAGAGCGATACCTGGACGATCATGGCCTATGGCCGCAACATGCTGGACGAAGACTCCATCGTGATGGCGACCCGCTGGCTGCAGACCCCCTATCTCAGCGCCGGCTTCTCGCCCAACACCGCGCCGGCCGACGCCGCCCGCGGTGCGCCGCGCGCCTTCTTCGGCACGCTGCGCCGCGGCGCCGCCTATGGCGTGGAAGCCCGCTACCGCTTCTAGGACCGTCCTTCACGGACAGTCCTGAGGGGCTTGGGGAACAGAACGGCCGGGCCACACAGGCCCGGCCGTTCGCATGTGGAGAAGCATACCATGAAGGTGAAGACCATCTGTGAGAGCGTGCGGGCCTCCGCCGCAAGCCTGGTGACCGCGCTGGCGCTATGCGCCGGGTTCGCTGCGCCCGGCGCGGCGCAGTCCACATCCGATCCAGTCATGGCGCGCGATCTGGCGGACTTCCTGAGCTGGTTCGAAGGGCGTTTCGACAATGACCGCCAGGTGTTCTTCGCAGACGCGCTGGGCGTGCCCGAGGACGCCCGCCATGAGCGCATCCATTCGGTGTTCCGGCGCGTGGACCTTCCCGCGTTCGGTGAGCACGTCTTCTATGTCGAGCAATATTCAGGCGCGGACGCAGGCGTTATCTACCGCCAGCGCATCTATGTGTTCACGCCCGCGCCGGAGACCGGTGAAATCCGCCTGGACATCCATGCGCCGCGTGCGGCGGAACGCCTCGCCGGCGCGCATCTGGATGCGGATTTGCTAGCGGGACTGACGCCGGCGGATGCGACGGCCTTTCCGCAATGCGCCGTCTATTGGCGCCGTCAGGAGAACCAGTTCGTGGGCCAAACCCGCCGCGGCGAATGCCGGGTGGTCAGCCAGCGCAGCGGCCAGACGCTGATCATCGAGGATGATCTGGTGCTGACGCCCGGCGCCATCTGGATCCGCGACCGGGCCGAAACCGAGGACGGGACCTTTGTCTATGGCAATCGCGCCGGCATCGCCCATCAGCTGCGCCGGGCGCGCCCCTTTTTGTGCTGGACCGCGGTGCTGCGCGGGGTGAGCCATGGAGAGAGCGGGGAGGGCGTTCCGCCTTCGCAATGGGATTTCCGCCGCGATGTCTTCATCCATGATCAGGGCGGGCGCGCTGTGATCGAGACCGACGAGACGCCGCCGCGCCGGGTGGAGCTCCGCCTGCGCGATGTGGACTGGCCGGATGGCGCGCGGCGCGGCTCGCTGACGCTCTATGTCCATGAGGCGGGCGATGACCGCGCCGTATCCTACGCCTGGGGCGAGGCGGGGGCGGAGCGGATCGGGATCAATTTGCGCTGGATGCAGGCCAGTTGCACTCATGCGCCCGGCGTGTGGGGCCCCGGTCAGGCCCGGTAGGCCTGCGCGCGCAGCTTGTGATCGGCCAGCACCAGGGCGGCCATAGCCTCGGCCACCGGCACAGCGCGAATGCCCACGCACGGGTCATGGCGCCCTTGCGTGGCGATGGTGGTCTCTTCGAGGTCCCTCGTCAGCGTGCGCCGCTCGATCCGGATCGAGCTGGTCGGCTTGATCGCCACGCGGATCACCAGATCCTGACCCGTGGAGATGCCGCCCAGCACGCCGCCGTTGAAATTCGAGGTGAAGACAGGCTGGCCGCCGGGGCCGAGGCGCATTTCATCGGCGGCGTCCTCACCGCGCAGGCCCGCCGCCGCCATGCCGGCGCCGATCTCCACGCCCTTGGCGGCGTTGATCGACATCATGGCGCTGGCCATATCCTGATCGAGCTTGCCATAGACCGGCGCGCCCCAGCCTGCCGGGACGCCGCTGACGACCACCTCCACCAGCGCGCCAACCGAACTGCCGGCGCGGCGGATTGCGTCCATGTCGCCAGCCCAAAGGGCGGCGGTGTCCGCGTCGGGGCAGAAGAAGTCATTGCGCGCGACCTCGTCCCAGTCCCAGCGGGACCGGTCAATGGCGCGCGGGCCGATCTGCACCAGCGCGCCGCGTAAGGTCACGCCGTCGCCCAGCACCTTGCGGGCCACTGCGCCGCCCGCCACCCGCGCCGCCGTTTCGCGCGCCGAGGACCGCCCCCCGCCGCGATAATCGCGCACGCCGTACTTGGCGTCATAGGTGTAGTCGGCATGGCCCGGCCGCCAGGCGTCGCGAATATCGGAATAATCCTTGGAGCGCTGATCCACATTATCGATCTGAAGCGCGATGGGCGCACCGGTGGTCAGCTGCTGCGCCATGCGCTCGTCTTGGAACACGCCCGACAATATGCGCACCTGATCGGGTTCGCGCCGCTGGGTGACATGGCGCGACTGGCCGGGGCGGCGCTGGTCCAGCCAGGGCTGGATGTCCGCCTCGGTCAGCGCGATCCCCGCCGGACATCCGTCCACCACGCAGCCCAAAGCCGGCCCGTGGCTTTCGCCCCAGGTGGTGATGCGGAAAAGGTGGCCGAACGTGTTGTGGGACATGGGGCGTGACTCAGATTGAGGAAGGCGCAGCGGCTCACCATAAGCGCGCCTTGGTCAGGCGTCACGCCGCCCCGG
The window above is part of the Hyphomonadaceae bacterium ML37 genome. Proteins encoded here:
- the aroC gene encoding chorismate synthase, with protein sequence MSHNTFGHLFRITTWGESHGPALGCVVDGCPAGIALTEADIQPWLDQRRPGQSRHVTQRREPDQVRILSGVFQDERMAQQLTTGAPIALQIDNVDQRSKDYSDIRDAWRPGHADYTYDAKYGVRDYRGGGRSSARETAARVAGGAVARKVLGDGVTLRGALVQIGPRAIDRSRWDWDEVARNDFFCPDADTAALWAGDMDAIRRAGSSVGALVEVVVSGVPAGWGAPVYGKLDQDMASAMMSINAAKGVEIGAGMAAAGLRGEDAADEMRLGPGGQPVFTSNFNGGVLGGISTGQDLVIRVAIKPTSSIRIERRTLTRDLEETTIATQGRHDPCVGIRAVPVAEAMAALVLADHKLRAQAYRA
- a CDS encoding chromophore lyase CpcT/CpeT, producing MKVKTICESVRASAASLVTALALCAGFAAPGAAQSTSDPVMARDLADFLSWFEGRFDNDRQVFFADALGVPEDARHERIHSVFRRVDLPAFGEHVFYVEQYSGADAGVIYRQRIYVFTPAPETGEIRLDIHAPRAAERLAGAHLDADLLAGLTPADATAFPQCAVYWRRQENQFVGQTRRGECRVVSQRSGQTLIIEDDLVLTPGAIWIRDRAETEDGTFVYGNRAGIAHQLRRARPFLCWTAVLRGVSHGESGEGVPPSQWDFRRDVFIHDQGGRAVIETDETPPRRVELRLRDVDWPDGARRGSLTLYVHEAGDDRAVSYAWGEAGAERIGINLRWMQASCTHAPGVWGPGQAR
- a CDS encoding TonB-dependent receptor, translating into MKKHILLTTAAAIAATSLAAIPAASAQEEGAQPQARDVITVTARLREETILDAPVAVTAFGQEDILDLGLQSVDDVARFTPGLSFSAAFGRTSERPVIRGQANVLAGVQFGVESGTAYFIDGVYYPGSIQNLDTNDLARVEVIRGPQSALYGRNTYAGAINFITRGATDEFEGQLRARGGTYGEHEVSAGISGPMGDRAGFRLSMRDYNYDGEWTNQVTGDTVGSQSTTSFSAVVDLNPTDHFDFRLRAQYSESRDGTLPLFLQPAASNNCSPGYRSLNYWSRSGSTNNNQYFCGVIQPGQVALNTGPALPGQPAIVPGVPANALNPFLPFQLYSTADGTAFDGISNNTILMSGIMNWDMGGSGYVLTVSGAYRDEERRFGSDSDHSSINFVLQPVGMADTGAFFANTTRNLVEDYSFEARLASPVNERLRWMVGAYYYDQVNDGFSITFSNPSGNASNQLTTTNTAFFGLIEYDVTDNLTVTFEGRHAEEEKTTLDGISTATPFNRSDTFSNFTPRLTLNWSVNPETTLFAIYARGVKPGGQNGQIGETTGNPIYDQETSENFEVGVKQSLFGGAGYFAASAYFIEATDVQLTTAVSNPAGAINSVATNQGAAEILGLELEYRQQLTDMLSVGATYAWTQPEFTEGCDDAQWELTSGGGVIAGNATAPGTGTQFFGQTGNCSIAGNRIPLTSEHQLSVNGELRAPFGQNGRLEWFARGDYTYESSKYVQVHNLAETGSASILGAQIGIESDTWTIMAYGRNMLDEDSIVMATRWLQTPYLSAGFSPNTAPADAARGAPRAFFGTLRRGAAYGVEARYRF